The Pantoea vagans genome contains the following window.
GGTAAAGCGCAACCGTGGCCAGCAGGGCTGGTGTCATTTGCCATTTACTGCCCACTTCATAGGTTGTGCCCTGTTCCGGTGCTTCGACGTCACCGCTGTCATCCGGGTTAGTAGAAGGTGTAAACGATTTACTTAAGCTGCCATAGAAAGAGACGGTCGGTGTCAGCTTATAAATCAACCCGGTTTGCGGCAGGAACTTATTCCCTTCGTCGCTGTAAGTCAGTGTGGAATTACTGCCTCTTGATTCACGTTGCTCATAATGCTGATAACGGGCACCGGCGACAGCAGTCCACTGCGAAGTCAGGTCAATACTGTCTTTAAAATAGACGGAACGATTGTGAATGCGGTTGAGCAGATTACTGTCAGCGGTTTTCTCCGTACTGCTGTCAGTGATGGTATCCAGGCCATAGACCGGATTGCTCAGGGTGAAGTCGTTATTCTTTGTACCGTTATAAGCGTGAGCACGATAGGTTTGGTTCATTTCATAATCAGTGCCGACCACCAGATTATGCACCATGCCAAATATTTCTGGCGTACCAATGGCGTCCCAGGAAACATATTTTGTTTTATGGTTAAAGCCACGGAACGCATCCGGACGCCGAGTGACAACACCGGTAGTAGTATTAATGGCGGTGGTGGTCATGGTGTTGCTGCTGTACTTACGTTGGTTCATACCCAAGGTTACGCGAGTCGACCAGGTATCATTAAACTGATAATCCCAATGGGTATTAAATGTCTGATTACGCCCCCACGCTCGGTTCGAATAATCATCCAGACGGGTTTTGTAGCCGATATCAATCGGTTTTCCATCAATAAATGCCGTACCACGGTCGTACGGAATATCGTATTGATAGCTTTCATAGCTGATATAAAAGCTGGCGTTATCGCCATACCATTGTAATGAAGGCGCCAGTAAATTGTGTTTTTCATTACCGTATCCACGCCAGTAGTTCTGCGCTTGCTTCTCAGCAATCAGACGAAAAGCAAAACCATTGCCCAGTGGTCCCGTAATATCAATATTTCCGGCCCCGCCGCCGGTGCTGTTGTAATGCCCACCGACAATGGTGTGCCAGTCATATTGTGGTTTTTTACTGACGACATTAATCATCCCGCCGGGATTGAGGATACCGTATAACAGCGAGGAGGATCCTTTTAATACCTCGACATGATCCGTAGTCGCATCAAGATTAAGCCCCTGGCTGCTACGGATACCGTCACGGAAAACAGATCCATCAGAGTTTGAACCAAAGCCGCGACGAACAATGCCGTCTTCTGTCTGGCCCAATGTATTCGCTTGCGACGCACCACTAACAAAACGCATGGCGTCGGACACAGTAGTAGACTGA
Protein-coding sequences here:
- a CDS encoding TonB-dependent siderophore receptor, with the translated sequence MGKIWLAVYSGALLSSASSFAADDNNTLTVTAAEPTVQADNGYSSPTTSVASKTPTSKLNEAQSVSVVTQKQLQDYQSTTVSDAMRFVSGASQANTLGQTEDGIVRRGFGSNSDGSVFRDGIRSSQGLNLDATTDHVEVLKGSSSLLYGILNPGGMINVVSKKPQYDWHTIVGGHYNSTGGGAGNIDITGPLGNGFAFRLIAEKQAQNYWRGYGNEKHNLLAPSLQWYGDNASFYISYESYQYDIPYDRGTAFIDGKPIDIGYKTRLDDYSNRAWGRNQTFNTHWDYQFNDTWSTRVTLGMNQRKYSSNTMTTTAINTTTGVVTRRPDAFRGFNHKTKYVSWDAIGTPEIFGMVHNLVVGTDYEMNQTYRAHAYNGTKNNDFTLSNPVYGLDTITDSSTEKTADSNLLNRIHNRSVYFKDSIDLTSQWTAVAGARYQHYEQRESRGSNSTLTYSDEGNKFLPQTGLIYKLTPTVSFYGSLSKSFTPSTNPDDSGDVEAPEQGTTYEVGSKWQMTPALLATVALYRIDERNVALALNEGTYAVDKARSSGVELELNGEILPDWDISANYSYNQAKIVNDKTDPTNNGNRLQNAPRNSGAVYLSHNLHLNLLPGSFRLGGGVRYMGTRTGDPSNSFTLPAYTVADSFIGWDNQLLGKKTHLQLNLNNIFNKHYYTSSGGNLRVAEGETRNLVLSASVEF